From Larus michahellis chromosome 5, bLarMic1.1, whole genome shotgun sequence, the proteins below share one genomic window:
- the SHROOM3 gene encoding protein Shroom3 isoform X1, giving the protein MTTDFQPSKATWSGGAKLRLKTRRSETPGRPHSWHSTKLAENQPDPSMMQISQGTLGTPWHQSYHSSSSTSDLSGYEHGYLRRSPDQYSSRGSMESLDHSSPGYHPCHLSPDKSTNSIDQLSHLHSKRDSAYSSFSTNSSIPEYPAPPFSKEHSCSTDSMQSRGGLQEGMRQADIRYVKTVYDAQRGISEEYEVKSSALLPSCEARASLDGRGHGRLHGFSRHSAAPSWAQPGQGSSDSKSQPPKGPPLPPTRSDSYAAIRHHERPSSCAGLDLNKPGRTQPKGAWSPLVSTLSQGPLLKTPFGEGHLHTVVEKSPESSPTVKPKQSYSQPAQPGQPLLPTGVYPVPSPEPHYAQVPQPSASNNGTLYPALAKESGYSPPLPVSYDKAVASRTLGFDENGNQSTTNRSTIFYQPPAAERKHDAAAKLLQQKPPSTAGPEVCLTTSRKELLPPYKVAHSNQETASTAQASKHSFQALQPPPRDADERKTHYQPKEDWVAESQEDKNGNAQINERDTAAHHQWGHSKAKQYGFSSLQNIPESSRRQSSSELKEMQPGEGYSSTKLSFLNSSGKEEMDHRGQGHKLWSDVDPQAFARQEEEGTSVTPFHAAEPKCEEPPSPQHPKTSDFGRSRLSSSSAQSFPYGKPDAGKPRCSVLEKVSKFEQREQSTHWPPSAGIPSFGQHYGPSRTSQPSSARCSLNSLEDMRSKLREPSQLPSEPSRVSSPSVRNGKLEEVDWRPVELQMAASAKQARPSEYYSLCPENEVEIRSAQLPRSKSTFQLGGEPEKEILWKDNVQDVHGSQLDTPFNRAYRNSIKDAQSRVLRATSFRRISPPFGNTPKRTTQRPASAHVSMRSMTASPHTPKERHSVTPTEGSLSALDYTKTQHILRIGGRKRLTAEQKKRSYSEPEKMNEVGISDGEPSPFSFQKKSIHFVFPENTVADRRKIFERDGKASSTASLSKPELKQLQQNALADYIERKTGRRPSSQDVGLLRERSHSSYLQAGGPDSQSLSSASSMNSLQDQNLYRRRESVERISRTGRISSTLPPGLMGCSDMSGDEKKGRQDSLVMSRSKTERCQDYRAKTELTKGTQTDPLGVQGRPCYGKQEQVFETPSSARKSGKSVSVEDLLDRYDNQTVPVHIRSRSSPTADKKHQDLLRRESSEFGPVVRDPFYVVSAGARSFSKQERSHSEKMAFTSYYPHPHHSSEVVTASTTLTENHKLSELSRPDSRTSAFVPSPTEARSHYNEQKQGFKPLFLNLTPSGPGQSSPNTPAQTPSDLQSAGDDQALRQHHAKRDALPPEGNGNIQAQPLDAAQDRSPETPTEEMMWRRKAGLLHRSLPPKVVWAHSVKDNSYSKALVSPPAAGPKLSQRWQSLLTQNSTSSDPETPPPQGTAHLRISESGLQLTPPPLLQDDEDDEVFVMPSQPSVTAPLFSLPLPSRPLFELSSCTSANGTEEFPPPPPPAVLEGNGAAGDKSTRLTEEAKVSSFKSFPKALAEREITGLGTSVGENSWPLSPPASKRTSSPSAADKQHQLPASPEGPPSADRQPVTQPEGNQREPAVITGESENGSLDSEMLSAAPPAKTKKKTPEDIKSEALAKEIVHKDKSLADILDPDSKMKTTMDLMEGLFPSGTSLLKENNMKRKMTQKKAVRTAVEDNTREEKEAPVTLVTCPAYYSVSAPKAELLNKIKDLPEEVGEEEELLDINEKKAELIGSLTHKLEILKEAKEGLLADIKMNNALGEEVELLISTLCKPNEFDKYKMFIGDLDKVVNLLLSLSGRLARVENVLSSLGENANSEERSSLNEKRKLLAGQHEDARELKENLDRRERVVLEILGNYLSEEQLQDYQHFVKMKSALLIEQRELDDKIKLGQEQLKCLMESLPTDFTPRDATAAAALAAALATSAGVGGKTPPAVSSSL; this is encoded by the exons ATGACCACTGACTTTCAGCCCAGCAAAGCCACGTGGTCGGGAGGAGCTAAATTACGGCTGAAGACCAG GCGGAGTGAAACTCCAGGCCGACCTCACTCCTGGCATTCGACCAAACTTGCGGAGAACCAACCCGATCCCAGCATGATGCAAATATCTCAGGGTACGCTTGGCACCCCTTGGCATCAGTCCTACCACTCCAG CTCCTCAACCAGCGATCTCTCTGGCTATGAGCATGGCTATCTGAGGAGAAGTCCTGACCAATACAGTTCCCGGGGCAGCATGGAGAGCTTGGACCACTCCTCCCCTGGCTACCATCCTTGTCACCTGTCCCCGGACAAATCTACCAACAGCATCGACCAGCTCTCCCACCTCCACAGCAAGAGAGACTCTGCCTACAGCTCATTCTCCACCAACTCTAGCATCCCTGAATATCCAGCTCCTCCGTTCAGCAAAGAGCACTCCTGCTCCACAGACAGCATGCAGTCCCGAGGTGGCCTGCAGGAGGGGATGAGGCAAGCTGACATCAGGTATGTCAAGACAGTCTACGATGCCCAGCGAGGGATCTCCGAGGAGTATGAGGTGAAGTCCTCCGCCTTGCTTCCGAGCTGTGAGGCCCGGGCCTCGCTGGACGGTCGCGGCCATGGCAGGCTCCACGGCTTCAGCCGGCACAGCGCAGCTCCCTCCTGGGCGCAGCCAGGCCAGGGCTCCTCGGACAGCAAGAGCCAGCCCCCCAAGGGACCTCCCTTGCCTCCCACTCGCAGCGACAGCTACGCAGCCATCAGGCATCACGAGAGGCCCAGCTCATGCGCTGGGCTTGATCTGAACAAGCCTGGTCGAACCCAGCCGAAAGGGGCCTGGTCTCCGCTTGTCAGCACCCTATCCCAGGGGCCGCTGCTGAAAACTCCCTTTGGAGAAGGGCATCTGCACACCGTGGTGGAGAAGAGCCCAGAGAGCAGCCCCACCGTGAAGCCCAAGCAGAGCTATTCCCAGCCAGCCCAGCcggggcagcccctgctgcccacTGGCGTCTACCCAGTACCTTCCCCAGAGCCGCACTACGCCCAGGTGCCCCAGCCTTCTGCAAGCAATAATGGGACACTTTATCCAGCTCTGGCCAAAGAAAGTGGGTACTCTCCACCTCTTCCAGTCTCTTATGACAAGGCTGTAGCCAGCAGGACTCTGGGCTTTGATGAAAATGGAAACCAAAGCACTACAAACAGATCAACCATCTTCTACCAGCCGCCAGCAGCTGAGAGAAAGCACGATGCTGCAGCAAAACTTCTCCAGCAAAAACCTCCTAGCACAGCCGGCCCAGAGGTCTGCCTGACCACGTCAAGAAAGGAGTTGTTACCCCCATACAAGGTAGCACACAGCAACCAAGAGACCGCAAGTACCGCACAGGCCTCCAAACACAGTTTTCAAGCTCTGCAGCCCCCGCCGAGGGATGCTGATGAGAGAAAAACCCATTACCAGCCCAAAGAGGACTGGGTGGCTGAATCCCAGGAGGACAAAAATGGCAACGCACAGATAAATGAGAGGGACACCGCTGCTCATCACCAGTGGGGTCATAGCAAGGCCAAGCAGTATGGCTTCTCCTCCTTGCAGAACATCCCAGAGAGCTCCCGGAGGCAAAGCAGCTCCGAGCTAAAAGAGATGCAGCCAGGCGAGGGTTATTCCAGCACCAAACTGTCCTTCTTGAACAGCAGCGGTAAAGAGGAGATGGATCACAGGGGACAGGGGCACAAACTGTGGAGTGATGTGGACCCACAGGCCTTCgcaaggcaggaggaggagggcaccAGCGTGACTCCATTCCATGCTGCCGAGCCAAAGTGCGAAGAGCCCCCTTCTCCGCAGCACCCAAAGACCTCTGATTTCGGGAGGAGCCGGCTCAGCTCTAGCAGCGCCCAAAGCTTTCCCTATGGCAAACCAGATGCCGGCAAGCCCCGCTGCTCGGTGCTGGAGAAGGTCAGCAAGTTTGAGCAGCGAGAGCAAAGCACTCACTGGCCCCCGAGTGCTGGCATTCCCAGCTTTGGCCAGCACTACGGGCCGAGCAGGACGAGCCAGCCCTCCAGTGCGAGGTGCTCTCTCAACAGCCTGGAGGACATGAGGAGCAAACTGCGCGAGCCCAGCCAGCTGCCCAGTGAGCCGAGCAGGGTCTCCAGCCCCTCGGTCAGGAATGGGAAGCTGGAAGAGGTTGACTGGCGCCCCGTAGAGCTGCAGATGGCAGCTTCGGCAAAGCAGGCAAGACCCAGCGAATACTACAGCCTGTGTCCTGAAAATGAGGTGGAAATAAGGTCAGCTCAGCTACCGAGGAGTAAAAGCACGTTCCAGCTGGGAGGTGAGCCTGAGAAGGAGATCCTCTGGAAGGATAACGTCCAGGATGTCCACGGGTCGCAGCTGGACACACCATTTAACAGGGCCTACAGGAACAGCATTAAAGATGCTCAGTCCAGGGTGCTGAGGGCCACTTCCTTCCGTCGCATCAGCCCCCCGTTTGGGAACACACCCAAGAGGACAACCCAGAGGCCTGCCTCGGCCCACGTGAGCATGAGGAGCATGACGGCGTCTCCCCATACCCCAAAGGAGAGGCACAGCGTCACGCCAACGGAAGGCAGCCTCTCCGCCCTGGACTACACCAAGACACAGCACATCTTGCGCATCGGGGGCCGAAAGCGGCTGACAGCGGAGCAGAAGAAGCGGTCTTACTCGGAGCCGGAGAAGATGAACGAGGTGGGCATCTCTGATGGGGAGCCATCACCTTTCTCCTTCCAGAAGAAAAGCATCCATTTTGTTTTCCCGGAGAATACAGTGGCTGACCGGCGTAAGATCTTTGAAAGGGATGGCAAAGCTTCTTCCACAGCCAGCCTCTCCAAGCCAGAGCTCAAGCAACTCCAGCAGAACGCCCTCGCCGACTACATTGAGCGCAAAACAGGGAGACGGCCATCCTCACAAGATGTCGGACTGCTGAGGGAACGCTCCCACAGCTCCTACCTACAGGCAGGTGGCCCAGACAGCCAGAgcctttcctctgcctccagcaTGAATTCCCTCCAGGACCAGAACCTTTACCGCCGGAGAGAGTCCGTAGAGCGGATATCCAGGACAGGGCGGATATCTTCTACCCTTCCTCCTGGGCTGATGGGCTGCTCTGACATGAGTGGAGATGAGAAGAAAGGGCGCCAGGACAGCTTGGTGATGAGCCGATCGAAAACAGAGAGGTGCCAGGATTACAGAGCCAAAACGGAGCTCACCAAAGGCACGCAGACAGACCCTCTGGGCGTGCAGGGCCGGCCTTGCTACGGGAAGCAGGAGCAGGTCTTTGAAACACCCTCCTCTGCCAGGAAATCTGGGAAATCGGTGTCTGTGGAAGACTTGCTCGATAGGTATGACAATCAGACAGTCCCTGTGCATATACGTTCCAGATCGTCTCCCACGGCGGATAAGAAACACCAG GACCTGCTGAGAAGGGAAAGCAGTGAATTTGGCCCCGTGGTGAGAGATCCTTTCTACGTGGTCAGCGCAGGAGCCAG GTCTTTCAGCAAGCAAGAAAGAAGCCACTCAGAAAAAATGGCGTTCACAAGTTATTATCCCCATCCTCACCACAGCAGCGAGGTTGTCACTGCCTCCACCACACTGACCGAGAACCACAAGCTCTCAGAACTTTCCAGGCCAGACAGCAGGACTTCTGCATTTGTCCCATCCCCGACAGAGGCAAGGAGTCACTATAATGAGCAAAAGCAAGGCTTTAAACCCTTGTTTCTTAACCTTACTCCTTCTGGACCTGGCCAGTCCTCCCCTAATACGCCCGCTCAGACTCCCTCAGACTTGCAGAGTGCAGGTGATGACCAGGCTCTGAGACAGCACCACGCCAAACGAGATGCTCTTCCCCCTGAGGGCAATGGTAATATTCAGGCACAGCCTTTGGATGCTGCCCAGGACAGATCTCCTGAGACTCCCACAGAAGAAATGATGTGGAGAAGGAAAGCCGGCCTGCTTCACAGATCCCTCCCACCCAAAGTGGTGTGGGCGCATTCAGTCAAAGACAACAGCTACTCAAAGGCTCTGGtgtctcctccagcagctgggccaaAGTTGTCCCAGAGGTGGCAGTCCCTGCTGACACAGAACAGCACTTCTTCTGACCCAGAGACTCCTCCTCCCCAGGGGACAGCTCATCTCCGCATCTCGGAGTCGGGCCTGCAGCTCACTCCCCCACCGTTGCTGCAGGACGATGAAGACGACGAGGTGTTTGTCATGCCTTCCCAGCCCAGTGTCACTGCTCCACTCTTCTCACTCCCGCTGCCATCCCGTCCTCTTTTTGAGCTGAGCTCTTGCACTTCGGCAAACGGCACGGAGGAattcccacctcctcccccaccgGCGGTGCTTGAGGGGAATGGAGCAGCTGGAGACAAATCCACCAGGCTGACAGAGGAGGCCAAAGTGAG CAGCTTCAAAAGCTTTCCCAAAGCCCTGGCCGAGAGGGAGATAACAGGGTTGGGCACCAGTGTCGGTGAAAATAGCTGGCCCCTCTCACCACCTGCGTCAAAGAGGACTAGCTCTCCATCTGCTGCGGATAAGCAGCACCAGTTACCTGCTTCTCCTGAAGGGCCTCCAAGCGCCGATAGACAGCCCGTAACTCAACCCGAAGGCAACCAGAGAGAGCCAGCAGTCATCACTGGAGAGTCAGAAAATGGCAGCCTGGACTCCGAGATGCTCAGTGCAGCACCTCCAgcgaagacaaagaaaaagacccCGGAGGATATTAAGTCAGAGGCTCTAGCAAAAGAAATTGTCCATAAAGACAAGTCTCTGGCTGATATCCTGGATCCAGATTCCAAAATGAAGACAACTATGGACTTAATGGAAGGGCTTTTCCCCAGTGGAACCAGCTTGCTGAAGGAGAACAACATGAAAAGGAAGATGACGCAGAAAAAAGCTGTCAGGACAGCAGTGGAAGATAACAC gagagaagaaaaggaagctcCTGTAACCCTGGTCACCTGTCCTGCTTATTACAGTGTTTCGGCAcccaaagcagagctgctgaataAAATTAAGGACTTGCCAGAAGAAGTaggtgaggaagaggagctgctggaCATCAATGAGAAGAAG GCTGAGCTCATCGGGAGCTTGACCCACAAACTGGAAATCCTGAAGGAAGCCAAGGAGGGCCTGCTTGCAGACATTAAGATGAATAATGCTCTTGGAGAGGAGGTGGAGCTGTTGATCAGCACGTTATGCAAACCTAACGAGTTTGACAAGTACAAGATGTTCATTGGCGATTTGGATAAGGTGGTGAACCTCTTGCTCTCCCTCTCGGGACGCCTGGCCCGCGTAGAGAACGTTCTGAGTAGTCTGGGGGAAAATGCCAACAGTGAAGAGCGG AGTTCGCTGAACGAGAAGAGGAAACTGCTGGCTGGCCAGCACGAAGATGCCCGGGAACTGAAGGAAAACCTGGACCGTCGAGAACGAGTGGTCTTGGAGATCCTGGGCAACTACCTCTCTGAGGAACAGCTCCAGGATTACCAGCACTTTGTAAAGATGAAGTCCGCGCTCCTCATAGAGCAGCGAGAGCTAGACGATAAAATCAAACTGGGTCAGGAACAGCTCAAGTGCCTGATGGAAAGCCTCCCCACAGACTTCACGCCCAGGGATGCAACGGCAGCAGCTGCCCTAGCTGCAGCGCTTGCTACCTCCGCTGGGGTCGGTGGTAAAACACCTCCAGCAGTCTCTTCCTCACTATAA